One window from the genome of Myxococcales bacterium encodes:
- a CDS encoding DUF1428 domain-containing protein, whose amino-acid sequence MSRYVDGFIMPLEKRKLKAYKKMATIGRNVWMKHGALDYYECVGAKLDSEWGVPFTKLCKLKPDETVIFAFVVYKSKAHRNQVTAKVHKDPLMQPENFKGAMPFDMKRLTTGEFNVIVKS is encoded by the coding sequence ATGAGCAGATACGTCGATGGTTTCATCATGCCCCTAGAAAAGCGCAAGCTGAAAGCATATAAAAAAATGGCCACGATTGGGCGCAACGTTTGGATGAAGCACGGGGCGCTCGACTACTACGAGTGTGTGGGGGCCAAGCTTGATAGCGAGTGGGGCGTGCCGTTTACGAAGCTCTGCAAGCTAAAACCAGACGAAACAGTTATTTTCGCCTTTGTGGTTTACAAATCAAAAGCTCATCGAAACCAAGTAACCGCCAAGGTTCATAAAGACCCGCTCATGCAGCCAGAAAATTTCAAAGGCGCTATGCCCTTTGATATGAAACGCTTAACCACGGGAGAGTTTAACGTCATCGTTAAGTCCTAA
- the ung gene encoding uracil-DNA glycosylase: MSDAQIEASWKAALHDEFAKPYMRQLSAHLKAEKAAGKVVYPPGPLIFNAFASTPIAAVKVVILGQDPYHNPGEAMGLSFSVPRGKRIPPSLLNIYKELGRDLGVPMPTHGDLTAWAQQGVFLLNAMLTVQHNAPQSHQKIGWQTFTDEVIATISRQREHVVFMLWGGFARKKRELIDARKHLVLEAAHPSPLAGGAFSGCLHFSQANAYLAAHGATPIDWALPA; encoded by the coding sequence ATGAGCGACGCGCAGATCGAGGCTAGCTGGAAGGCGGCGCTTCACGACGAGTTTGCCAAGCCGTATATGCGGCAGCTCAGCGCGCACCTCAAGGCCGAAAAAGCCGCGGGCAAGGTGGTCTATCCCCCAGGGCCGCTAATCTTCAATGCCTTTGCGTCCACGCCGATCGCCGCGGTCAAGGTGGTGATCCTAGGGCAAGACCCGTACCACAACCCCGGCGAAGCCATGGGCCTTTCGTTCTCGGTGCCGCGCGGCAAGCGCATCCCGCCGTCGTTGCTCAATATCTACAAAGAACTCGGGCGCGACCTCGGCGTGCCGATGCCAACGCACGGCGATCTAACCGCGTGGGCGCAGCAGGGCGTGTTCTTGCTCAACGCCATGCTGACGGTGCAGCACAACGCGCCGCAGTCGCATCAAAAAATTGGCTGGCAGACCTTTACCGACGAAGTCATCGCCACTATTTCTCGCCAGCGCGAGCACGTGGTGTTTATGCTATGGGGCGGCTTTGCGCGCAAGAAGCGCGAGCTCATCGACGCGCGCAAGCACCTGGTGCTCGAGGCGGCGCACCCATCGCCCCTCGCCGGGGGCGCGTTCTCTGGCTGCCTCCACTTCTCGCAGGCCAACGCCTATCTCGCCGCGCACGGCGCGACGCCAATTGACTGGGCGCTGCCAGCCTAG
- a CDS encoding DUF885 domain-containing protein, translated as MSNPTRWLRSLAVVLCVITGCAKPAGRGERGQVEAADHGSVALTSIPADVRAAATAGVTSKALADVLALHWDARMHREPIWATMLGDHRFDDRLPDRSTKALSYDDEIDRAALAAAKRIDVTALSAQDAITHRLFVEDLQASIDVTACHLEEWVISPRDNELVQWAYLPELHSFETLEDAEHFATRLAAIPEAVAQATAALRRGYDRGAVASRATLELTLAQLDAELAKDYRASGFADASRKVRARGDEPARAAERARWLTLADALDDKVGPQIFKAFSDYRHFIRTTLLPAARGEQEGIGAIVGGDACYLALMRKHLGTATTAKELHELGLAEGRRIDAEIVTLAERLVRAKQLKVAGVTPRTMTSMSPTVAVIAGALRDDPSNYFSSAEELLATGQQMLDRANAAVPTFFGVTPKAPCVVREVPAHEAPYQTIAYYREARIDGSKPGEYFINVYQPTTRPKFEFAALSFHEAVPGHHLQIAIAQELGDMPAFRKHMGSTAFVEGWALYAEHLAHEMGLYENDLQRLGAASMEAWRAARLVVDTGIHAFGWTRAQAVAYMREHTLLADNNIANEVDRYISWPAQALAYKAGQLHILQLRARAQATLGSRFDLAAFHDQVLRQGAVTLPVLEAQIDAWLKTSRDR; from the coding sequence ATGTCGAACCCTACAAGATGGCTGCGTTCGCTAGCCGTGGTGCTTTGCGTGATAACGGGGTGTGCCAAGCCGGCGGGCCGCGGCGAACGTGGCCAGGTTGAGGCCGCGGACCACGGCTCGGTCGCGCTAACCTCGATACCAGCTGATGTACGCGCGGCGGCAACGGCGGGCGTTACCAGCAAGGCGCTTGCCGACGTGCTGGCCTTGCACTGGGATGCGCGTATGCACCGAGAGCCGATTTGGGCCACCATGCTCGGCGATCACCGCTTTGACGACCGCCTGCCCGATCGCAGCACCAAGGCGCTGAGCTACGACGACGAGATCGATCGCGCCGCGCTTGCCGCCGCAAAGCGCATTGATGTGACGGCCCTAAGCGCGCAGGACGCCATCACGCACCGTTTGTTCGTTGAGGATTTGCAGGCATCGATCGACGTCACGGCCTGCCATCTTGAAGAATGGGTGATTTCGCCCCGTGATAACGAATTGGTGCAGTGGGCGTACCTCCCCGAGCTGCATAGCTTTGAAACGCTTGAAGACGCCGAGCATTTCGCGACTCGGCTGGCGGCGATCCCAGAGGCAGTTGCGCAAGCCACGGCGGCGTTGCGGCGCGGCTACGATCGGGGCGCGGTGGCGTCGCGCGCCACGCTCGAGCTGACGCTGGCGCAACTCGACGCTGAACTTGCCAAGGACTACCGCGCCTCGGGGTTTGCCGACGCCAGCCGAAAGGTGCGCGCCCGCGGTGATGAACCGGCCCGCGCCGCCGAGCGCGCGCGATGGCTGACCCTGGCAGACGCCCTCGACGACAAGGTCGGGCCGCAGATCTTTAAAGCGTTTTCCGATTATCGCCACTTCATTCGCACCACGTTGCTGCCGGCGGCGCGCGGCGAGCAAGAAGGCATCGGAGCAATCGTTGGCGGCGACGCATGTTATCTCGCGCTGATGCGCAAGCATCTCGGCACGGCCACAACGGCCAAAGAGTTACATGAGCTAGGCCTCGCCGAGGGGCGACGGATCGACGCCGAGATCGTAACCCTGGCGGAGCGCCTGGTGCGCGCGAAGCAACTCAAGGTCGCGGGCGTCACGCCGCGTACCATGACGTCGATGTCACCAACTGTCGCCGTGATCGCAGGGGCGCTGCGCGACGATCCTTCAAATTACTTCAGCTCGGCGGAGGAGCTGCTGGCCACGGGGCAGCAAATGCTCGATCGCGCAAATGCCGCGGTACCAACGTTTTTCGGCGTCACGCCCAAGGCGCCATGCGTGGTCCGCGAGGTCCCGGCGCACGAGGCGCCTTATCAAACAATTGCCTACTACCGCGAGGCGCGCATCGATGGCAGCAAGCCTGGCGAATACTTTATCAACGTCTACCAACCGACAACGCGCCCCAAGTTTGAATTCGCCGCGTTATCGTTTCACGAGGCGGTGCCGGGGCATCACCTGCAGATCGCGATTGCGCAAGAACTTGGCGACATGCCGGCGTTCCGCAAGCACATGGGCTCGACGGCCTTTGTCGAGGGCTGGGCGCTCTACGCCGAGCACCTGGCGCACGAGATGGGGCTTTATGAAAACGACTTGCAACGTCTTGGTGCCGCGAGCATGGAGGCGTGGCGCGCCGCGCGCCTCGTCGTCGACACCGGCATCCACGCCTTTGGCTGGACCCGCGCGCAGGCCGTCGCTTACATGCGCGAGCACACGTTGCTCGCCGACAACAACATCGCCAACGAAGTAGATCGTTACATTAGCTGGCCGGCTCAAGCGCTAGCTTACAAGGCAGGGCAGCTGCACATCTTGCAACTGCGTGCCCGGGCGCAGGCGACACTCGGCAGTCGCTTTGACTTGGCCGCATTCCACGATCAAGTGCTGCGGCAAGGCGCCGTAACGCTGCCGGTGCTCGAGGCGCAGATCGACGCGTGGCTAAAGACGTCGCGCGACCGCTAG
- a CDS encoding phosphatidate cytidylyltransferase, translating into MALGNLASRFLVAVIAAPALIYLMYRPESVLIAGVVTIASILAMREFFNMTLTEPGHKRAMLMMGAAAISIFYWMNPDALGVTGISGGLLLATGPILAIAVAVLGPAIYFLFRFRDVETSAINMAFSTMGIVYAGLLFMTVAMAKRDFGPHGGDAVLLVLTIAWFGDTAAYFGGRFFGNKKLYEAVSPKKTWAGAYGGVLGSLLAVALMKLIRWDALSWVDVAILGIVGNVLGQVGDLAESLVKRARGIKDSGSLLPGHGGMLDRVDAVLFIAPFVYLYFLLRPVFFS; encoded by the coding sequence ATGGCACTAGGCAACTTGGCATCCCGGTTCTTGGTGGCCGTCATCGCGGCGCCCGCGCTCATTTATCTGATGTACCGGCCCGAGTCGGTACTGATCGCGGGCGTGGTGACCATCGCGTCAATCCTTGCCATGCGCGAATTTTTCAACATGACGCTCACCGAGCCTGGCCATAAGCGCGCGATGCTTATGATGGGCGCCGCGGCGATCTCGATCTTTTATTGGATGAATCCTGACGCGCTTGGCGTGACGGGGATTTCGGGCGGCCTGCTGCTTGCGACCGGGCCAATCCTCGCCATCGCGGTGGCGGTGCTCGGGCCCGCGATTTACTTTCTGTTTCGCTTTCGCGACGTCGAGACCTCGGCGATCAACATGGCATTTTCGACCATGGGCATTGTTTACGCCGGGCTGCTGTTCATGACCGTCGCCATGGCCAAGCGCGACTTTGGCCCGCATGGCGGCGACGCCGTCTTGCTCGTGCTGACCATCGCGTGGTTCGGTGATACCGCCGCGTACTTTGGTGGCCGGTTCTTTGGCAACAAAAAGCTCTACGAGGCCGTCAGCCCCAAAAAAACGTGGGCGGGCGCTTACGGCGGCGTGCTTGGCTCTTTGCTCGCCGTCGCGCTCATGAAGCTAATCCGCTGGGACGCGCTTTCATGGGTCGACGTCGCAATCCTCGGCATTGTCGGCAACGTGCTTGGTCAAGTGGGCGATCTGGCAGAGTCCCTGGTCAAGCGCGCACGCGGCATCAAGGATTCCGGATCGCTGCTGCCGGGACACGGCGGCATGCTGGACCGTGTCGACGCCGTGCTGTTTATTGCGCCATTTGTCTATCTGTATTTTTTGCTGCGGCCTGTATTTTTTAGCTAG
- a CDS encoding metallophosphoesterase, whose translation MAKYRHSAAAAGLTTLLLGWAGCADPTDTTSGGPSPSPSPSPSPDAPPPPTPRVRFVAVGDTGKGNLGQAEVAAGIEKICAAQGCDFVVLLGDNIYERGVDGVDDPKWQTHFEQPYANIDLPFYAVLGNHDYGGLVAGFIPVAGLGNEWEKGQYEVDYTQVSSKWRMPAAHYTFAMAHVGFIVLDTNSLMWDNTSAGDQAAWLPSAIAEVADREWKIVLGHHPYRSNGNHGNAGTYDAVEVAGLDLPIPVDQLNGADLKDFLDDNVCGIGDVYLAGHDHARQWLDMPTQLCGMELVVSGAGASATSLHDHGNAAHFQDVSELGFFYADIEGDTMRGRFYNAAGELSFERVLTH comes from the coding sequence ATGGCTAAATACCGACATAGTGCCGCCGCCGCCGGCTTGACCACCCTGCTCTTAGGCTGGGCCGGCTGCGCTGACCCGACCGACACCACCTCCGGCGGGCCGTCGCCGTCGCCCTCGCCATCTCCCTCCCCAGACGCGCCACCGCCACCAACGCCGCGCGTGCGTTTCGTCGCGGTCGGCGACACCGGCAAAGGCAATCTAGGGCAAGCCGAGGTGGCTGCGGGCATCGAGAAGATCTGTGCGGCACAAGGCTGCGATTTTGTCGTGCTGCTCGGCGACAACATCTACGAGCGCGGCGTCGATGGCGTCGACGACCCCAAATGGCAGACGCACTTTGAGCAGCCCTACGCGAACATCGACCTGCCGTTCTATGCGGTGCTAGGCAACCACGACTATGGCGGCCTGGTGGCCGGCTTCATTCCCGTGGCGGGCCTTGGCAATGAATGGGAGAAAGGCCAATACGAGGTCGACTACACCCAGGTCTCGAGCAAGTGGCGCATGCCCGCGGCGCACTATACGTTTGCGATGGCGCATGTCGGCTTCATCGTCCTCGATACCAATTCGCTGATGTGGGACAACACCAGCGCCGGAGACCAGGCCGCGTGGCTGCCATCGGCCATCGCCGAGGTGGCCGACCGCGAGTGGAAGATCGTGCTCGGGCACCATCCATATCGCTCCAACGGCAACCACGGCAATGCCGGCACCTATGATGCGGTCGAGGTGGCGGGCCTCGATCTGCCAATTCCGGTGGATCAGCTCAATGGCGCCGATCTCAAAGACTTTCTCGACGACAACGTGTGCGGCATCGGCGATGTCTATCTCGCGGGGCACGATCACGCGCGGCAATGGCTCGACATGCCGACGCAGCTCTGCGGCATGGAGTTGGTAGTCTCGGGCGCCGGGGCCTCGGCGACGTCGCTGCATGACCATGGCAATGCGGCGCATTTTCAAGATGTCAGCGAGCTTGGCTTTTTCTATGCCGACATCGAGGGCGACACCATGCGCGGCCGCTTTTACAACGCCGCCGGCGAGCTCAGCTTTGAGCGCGTGCTGACCCATTAG
- a CDS encoding DUF1905 domain-containing protein, protein MISFSFRAKLWLYPGKSAWCFVTLPKVHGAKLKEMTSHLRRGWGSLRVEATLKQETWATSIFPDRKSGSYLLPIKASVRKAAGVEIDQTVQFKLTILDA, encoded by the coding sequence ATGATCTCGTTTTCGTTTCGCGCCAAGCTGTGGCTTTACCCGGGCAAGAGCGCGTGGTGTTTTGTCACGTTGCCCAAGGTGCACGGCGCCAAGCTCAAGGAAATGACCTCGCACCTGCGGCGCGGCTGGGGCTCGCTGCGGGTCGAGGCAACGCTTAAGCAAGAGACCTGGGCCACCTCAATTTTTCCCGACCGCAAGTCGGGCTCGTATCTGCTGCCTATCAAGGCCAGCGTGCGTAAGGCCGCCGGCGTCGAGATCGATCAAACCGTACAATTCAAGCTAACCATCCTCGACGCGTAA
- a CDS encoding GNAT family N-acetyltransferase, with product MNLVPVRKSNADYCELVEQLMPMAAAFYALFEYDYSEAHHRAMIDAFAGDAAIGALWLIAHGSAYVGYVALSNVFTFEFGGRVGLIDELFILPAFRGQGLGGDVVRELQHRMPSLGLCALHLQTEHANPRAQSLYESLGFKTLPRATLAFVPVV from the coding sequence GTGAACTTGGTACCCGTGCGCAAAAGCAACGCTGACTATTGCGAGCTCGTCGAGCAGCTGATGCCTATGGCCGCTGCATTTTACGCCCTGTTCGAGTACGACTATAGCGAGGCGCACCATCGGGCGATGATCGATGCGTTTGCTGGCGATGCGGCCATTGGCGCCCTGTGGCTAATTGCGCATGGCAGCGCATACGTCGGCTATGTCGCGCTTAGCAACGTTTTCACGTTTGAATTTGGCGGCCGCGTCGGCCTAATTGACGAGCTGTTTATCTTGCCCGCGTTTCGCGGCCAAGGCCTTGGCGGCGACGTTGTGCGAGAACTCCAACATCGCATGCCATCGCTCGGCTTATGTGCCCTGCACCTGCAAACCGAACACGCCAACCCGCGGGCACAAAGCCTCTACGAATCGCTTGGGTTTAAGACGTTGCCGCGCGCGACGCTGGCGTTTGTGCCCGTCGTCTGA
- a CDS encoding nucleotidyltransferase, with product MRNAFVLNEDFLDMISALQSEGVEFLLVGGYAVSLYGYPRATKDIDFFIRRSADNATRVLRALKTFGAPLRGLDEQTLQQADVGFQIGVAPCRIDFLTSISGVEFADAWNSRQTHVIDGHALPVIGLAELLKNKRASGRPQDLVDAAELEARINQKKRLGISHRCKIQHFARQAAETMYINQMQSLHKRNAPIR from the coding sequence ATGAGGAACGCCTTTGTGCTGAACGAGGACTTCCTCGACATGATCTCCGCCTTACAATCCGAAGGCGTTGAGTTTCTCCTCGTTGGAGGCTATGCCGTTTCGCTTTATGGTTACCCGCGGGCGACCAAAGATATTGATTTTTTTATTCGCCGTAGCGCCGACAACGCCACACGCGTTTTGCGCGCGTTAAAAACTTTCGGCGCTCCGCTTCGCGGCCTGGACGAACAAACACTGCAGCAAGCAGACGTTGGTTTTCAAATCGGCGTCGCGCCATGCCGTATAGATTTTCTGACCTCCATCTCGGGCGTCGAGTTTGCCGACGCCTGGAATTCACGGCAAACCCACGTTATCGATGGCCACGCCCTGCCCGTCATTGGCCTTGCCGAGCTCCTTAAAAACAAGCGTGCCAGCGGTCGCCCCCAAGACCTCGTCGACGCCGCCGAACTTGAAGCGCGCATAAACCAAAAAAAGCGGCTAGGCATTTCGCACCGTTGCAAAATCCAGCACTTTGCACGGCAAGCAGCTGAAACAATGTACATTAACCAAATGCAATCTCTGCACAAGCGAAACGCCCCAATTCGCTGA
- a CDS encoding GNAT family N-acetyltransferase produces MEHRSDDSPESNDEMSVKVRPMRIEDVSRVSELSAELGYPVAVEVLERRFARIVENAAQALFVAAIDGRVAGWIHIHPQWLLESEPYAEIGGLVVSKDARRRGAGRALVLEAQRWARTQGLARLRVRSNINRQEAHQFYPALGFAWVKTQHNYELPLA; encoded by the coding sequence ATGGAACATCGCAGCGATGACTCGCCGGAAAGCAATGACGAGATGAGCGTGAAAGTACGCCCGATGCGTATCGAAGACGTAAGCCGAGTCAGCGAGCTCTCCGCGGAGCTCGGCTATCCCGTTGCGGTGGAAGTTCTCGAGCGCCGATTCGCTCGCATCGTCGAAAATGCGGCACAAGCGTTGTTCGTCGCCGCGATCGACGGTCGTGTGGCGGGGTGGATCCATATCCATCCCCAGTGGCTCCTCGAATCCGAGCCTTATGCCGAAATAGGCGGGCTCGTCGTGAGCAAAGACGCGCGGCGAAGGGGCGCGGGTCGAGCCTTGGTGTTAGAGGCACAGCGCTGGGCGCGTACGCAAGGGCTTGCGCGCCTACGTGTTCGCTCCAACATCAACCGTCAGGAGGCGCATCAGTTCTATCCGGCGCTTGGCTTTGCTTGGGTCAAAACGCAGCACAACTACGAGCTGCCGCTCGCCTGA
- a CDS encoding YdeI/OmpD-associated family protein, with protein sequence MSTKLSGGLVHELPADLVTALTKSKTISGIWESLTPIARNEFICWVEDAKQAKTRAKRIARAIEELLEGQKRPCCWVGCIHRTDKKPSRWQQDVLIDKKKAKK encoded by the coding sequence ATGAGTACGAAGCTTTCGGGTGGCCTCGTCCACGAGCTGCCGGCGGACTTGGTCACGGCGCTGACTAAGTCAAAAACGATATCGGGTATTTGGGAAAGCCTGACGCCGATTGCACGCAACGAATTTATTTGTTGGGTGGAAGATGCCAAGCAAGCCAAGACCCGAGCAAAGCGAATCGCGCGCGCCATCGAGGAGCTGCTTGAAGGGCAAAAACGCCCATGCTGTTGGGTCGGATGCATTCACCGCACCGACAAGAAACCCAGCAGGTGGCAGCAAGATGTGCTGATCGACAAAAAAAAGGCCAAAAAGTAG
- a CDS encoding ketopantoate reductase family protein: MIQRIVIIGAGAVGASIGALLHLAEIPVFLVARGAHLQALQAKGLTLRTPGETRVLKLAVGERPEWRAGDIALLCVNSQDTAAALRFIPSHVAVVCAQNGVANEAMAAQSHPTIAMLVWILAVHLEPGSVSLYATGSPGILDVGSISSDAGHVAELAELLSVAGFDSQCRVDIMSWKRAKLVSNLPGILQISSAHADAALIDALIAEGQAVFKKAELPYTDLEIFATRMLGAGHAAIDGVERPGGSLWQSKARGTTSEVEHLNGYIVQLGAQLGVPTPINSRLLANL; the protein is encoded by the coding sequence ATGATTCAGAGGATTGTCATCATCGGAGCTGGGGCGGTTGGCGCCAGCATTGGCGCGCTCTTACACCTTGCTGAGATTCCCGTATTTCTGGTGGCAAGAGGCGCGCACTTGCAAGCGCTGCAGGCGAAGGGCTTGACGTTGCGCACGCCTGGCGAGACGCGCGTGCTGAAGCTGGCCGTCGGTGAACGACCCGAGTGGCGAGCAGGCGACATCGCGCTGCTATGCGTGAACAGTCAAGACACAGCCGCCGCGTTGCGTTTCATTCCCTCGCACGTAGCTGTGGTTTGTGCGCAAAACGGCGTTGCTAACGAAGCCATGGCGGCACAGTCGCACCCGACCATCGCGATGTTGGTGTGGATTCTTGCGGTGCATCTCGAGCCGGGCAGCGTCTCGCTTTATGCGACGGGCAGCCCTGGCATCTTGGATGTCGGCTCCATCTCGTCGGATGCGGGGCATGTCGCGGAGCTCGCCGAGCTGCTGAGCGTTGCCGGTTTCGACTCGCAATGCCGCGTCGATATCATGAGTTGGAAGCGTGCCAAGTTAGTCAGCAACTTGCCTGGCATCCTCCAGATCAGTTCCGCCCACGCGGATGCGGCCCTCATCGACGCGCTGATCGCAGAGGGGCAGGCTGTGTTCAAGAAGGCCGAGTTGCCATACACGGACTTGGAAATCTTCGCGACGCGTATGCTAGGAGCTGGGCATGCCGCTATCGACGGCGTCGAGCGCCCCGGTGGCAGCCTTTGGCAGAGCAAGGCGCGTGGGACGACCTCTGAGGTCGAGCACCTCAACGGGTATATTGTACAACTTGGCGCTCAACTAGGCGTTCCAACGCCGATCAATAGCCGATTGCTCGCGAACCTATAG
- a CDS encoding type II toxin-antitoxin system RelE/ParE family toxin, which produces MGSTLEYRRWLDGLKDTTGRARILMRVDRMIYGNPGDHRNLTHGVTELRIDVGPGYRVYFTKRGNRLILLLAGGDKSTQQKDIQKAILLAANFKE; this is translated from the coding sequence ATGGGGTCCACTTTAGAGTACCGCCGTTGGCTAGACGGCCTCAAGGACACCACCGGTCGGGCACGGATACTCATGCGGGTCGATCGCATGATCTATGGCAACCCAGGAGACCACCGCAATCTCACTCACGGCGTTACCGAACTGCGAATTGATGTTGGACCGGGGTATCGCGTGTACTTCACCAAACGCGGCAATCGCCTAATTTTGCTGCTGGCTGGTGGCGACAAATCGACACAACAAAAAGATATTCAGAAGGCCATTCTACTCGCGGCCAACTTCAAGGAGTAA
- a CDS encoding putative addiction module antidote protein, which yields MRKPTIKATKKVAQAPSKKIINAPTKKAGSTATTAYDVAQHLRTPKEMAAYLAAWLEAAPEDAAGIARALGDIARAKGMTQVAKDAGLSRESLYRALSKDGNPSFETVLKVAHALGIRLNAQAA from the coding sequence ATGCGCAAACCCACAATTAAAGCCACCAAGAAGGTCGCGCAGGCGCCCTCAAAAAAGATCATAAATGCACCGACTAAGAAGGCCGGCAGTACCGCAACTACCGCGTACGATGTCGCACAACACTTGCGCACACCCAAAGAGATGGCTGCCTACTTGGCAGCATGGCTAGAGGCTGCGCCAGAAGACGCCGCGGGCATCGCGCGCGCTCTCGGCGACATTGCACGCGCCAAAGGTATGACCCAAGTCGCCAAAGACGCTGGCCTTTCGCGCGAGAGCCTCTATCGCGCCCTCAGCAAAGACGGCAACCCCAGTTTCGAAACCGTGCTCAAAGTTGCGCATGCCCTGGGCATCCGCTTGAATGCGCAGGCGGCGTAG